One region of Quercus lobata isolate SW786 chromosome 2, ValleyOak3.0 Primary Assembly, whole genome shotgun sequence genomic DNA includes:
- the LOC115973831 gene encoding uncharacterized protein LOC115973831 produces MEYLLSLVVPTASQALADFQRANSSISPQLISVSQPRIRWSPPVKGVIKVNFDGAQFRDVGKTGLGVVIRDSRGQALSSLSEQASLPFSPKIVEAMAVARAISFAQGLGFTSFVLEGDSINIIKALQSDDESLSSYGHILSSAKSMVVAGSSIKYSHAGRSGNNVAHNLAKHARHVRGCSV; encoded by the coding sequence ATGGAGTATCTGCTATCACTGGTCGTTCCAACAGCGTCACAAGCATTGGCTGACTTCCAACGGGCAAATTCCTCTATTTCTCCACAACTCATAAGCGTTAGTCAACCCCGGATTCGATGGTCTCCACCGGTAAAGGGTGtaataaaagttaatttcgATGGAGCACAGTTTAGAGATGTGGGCAAAACAGGTTTGGGAGTCGTCATTCGAGATAGCAGAGGGCAAGCACTGTCTTCTTTGTCTGAGCAAGCAAGTCTCCCATTCTCTCCAAAAATTGTCGAAGCTATGGCAGTAGCTAGAGCTATTTCCTTCGCACAGGGACTTGGTTTCACCTCCTTCGTACTAGAGGGTGATTCTATAAATATCATAAAGGCACTTCAATCTGATGATGAATCCCTTTCTTCATATGGTCATATACTCAGCTCGGCAAAATCCATGGTCGTAGCAGGTAGCAGCATCAAGTACTCGCATGCGGGTCGAAGTGGTAATAATGTAGCGCACAATCTAGCTAAACATGCTAGACATGTTAGAGGTTGTTCAGTGTAG